One segment of Drosophila mauritiana strain mau12 chromosome 3R, ASM438214v1, whole genome shotgun sequence DNA contains the following:
- the LOC117145296 gene encoding calphotin — protein MEPGTTPSPVSAPVAAPVAPSAVAAPVQVVSPAAVAPAPAVVAPAPAAPIAVTPVAPPPTVASVQPATVTAPAPAPIAAASVAPVASVAPPVVAAPTPPAASPVSTPPVAVAQIPVAVSAPVAPPVVATPTPVAPAPVAAPVIATPPVAAAAPAPAAVSPPVAPPVAATPVVAPVIATPPVVPANTTVPVAAPVAAAPPAAPVVAPVVAPAVAPAAVPVVAETPAIASLPVAETLVAATPESVAPLVPVVSAPVAAAPTVAVPETTVAATPIVATTPLAAAEPVVVAPAATETPVVAPAEALPPVSVAPPVETAVVPPVSAPTEPPVAAAASTTAPEIPAVALVVAESQVADTAVATPPTPAPEPETIAPPVVAETPEVAPVAVAEITQPVVPPAAVESIPAPVVASTPVPAIPAPAVTDPEVTASAVPEVAPVIDASPVASAVAETPVGVPPPVVSPVAAEPVPAVVAAETPAPETTATAPVTIASSDIPEVASVIAAPADVPAEAAAIAAPIVSTPTTTASVPETTAPPAAVPTEPIDVCVPTEAAVETPVAPPVEVTTEVAVADVAPPEAAADLIIEPVEPPGPIADSIEQATSAPAVEAAETTSSPVPETSLPPPSEAVASPEVAVAPVTAPEPINEPEPCLATPTEPIHVEAPVAIQEPVVAVEEPVTETPTPIPETAAVIPEAVAEKVLDPAITEAPATTPEPDAANINDAAPATEITTPVEIVTAAAEVSDTAIDPPVPQEIAAAEIPETETKPEEVIVEQSTIPIEAAVSEVSISAEPVISEAPVAEVPITAGDTPENTTVGTSEVVSTIAEKPVEEVPNAEIPEQSSSPSDSVPVAKITPLLRDLQTTDVSLLAIAATLDAIGEKLKDQKARNQQVMDRLCEIEKILGPPKSN, from the coding sequence TGTCGCATCTGTGGCGCCTCCAGTTGTTGCAGCCCCAACGCCGCCGGCAGCAAGTCCAGTTTCAACACCACCCGTTGCTGTTGCTCAGATTCCGGTCGCTGTTTCAGCACCAGTGGCACCTCCCGTTGTTGCAACACCCACTCCTGTTGCCCCAGCTCCTGTAGCTGCGCCTGTGATAGCAACGCCACCTGTTGCTGCCGCAGCTCCTGCTCCGGCTGCTGTTTCACCACCCGTGGCGCCTCCTGTTGCTGCGACTCCCGTTGTTGCCCCTGTGATCGCCACACCACCTGTGGTTCCCGCTAACACCACGGTTCCCGTTGCAGCACCTGTAGCTGCTGCACCACCAGCTGCTCCTGTTGTTGCTCCAGTTGTTGCGCCTGCCGTTGCTCCTGCAGCTGTTCCCGTCGTCGCCGAGACTCCAGCGATCGCTTCACTTCCTGTTGCTGAAACTCTGGTTGCAGCCACACCGGAGTCCGTTGCTCCTCTCGTCCCCGTGGTTTCAGCTCCTGTTGCCGCAGCACCAACTGTTGCTGTTCCCGAGACTACTGTCGCCGCCACTCCCATCGTGGCAACGACACCACTAGCTGCAGCTGAGCCAGTGGTCGTTGCTCCAGCGGCTACTGAAACCCCAGTCGTTGCGCCGGCTGAAGCTTTACCGCCTGTGTCGGTTGCACCCCCTGTGGAGACCGCAGTGGTCCCTCCTGTTAGTGCTCCGACTGAGCCTCCGGTAGCTGCTGCAGCTTCAACAACTGCACCAGAAATACCAGCCGTTGCTCTAGTCGTTGCCGAGTCTCAAGTTGCGGATACTGCTGTAGCTACACCTCCTACTCCTGCCCCAGAGCCAGAAACCATTGCACCACCTGTTGTTGCAGAAACCCCAGAAGTTGCtccagttgctgttgctgagATAACACAACCAGTTGTGCCTCCTGCAGCAGTAGAATCAATACCAGCTCCAGTCGTTGCCTCGACTCCAGTTCCTGCAATACCAGCACCAGCAGTAACGGATCCGGAAGTCACTGCATCTGCTGTTCCCGAAGTAGCTCCAGTGATCGATGCATCACCTGTTGCTAGTGCTGTTGCTGAAACTCCTGTTGGCGTACCTCCACCTGTTGTCTCTCCTGTGGCTGCCGAACCTGTACCAGCTGTGGTGGCTGCCGAAACCCCAGCTCCTgagacaacagcaacagcaccagTGACCATAGCATCTTCAGATATACCAGAAGTTGCTTCTGTGATCGCCGCACCCGCTGATGTACCTGCTGAAGCTGCGGCTATCGCTGCTCCCATCGTTTCTACTCCAACAACTACGGCTTCTGTTCCCGAAACCACTGCACCACCTGCGGCTGTGCCTACGGAACCTATAGATGTTTGTGTACCAACAGAGGCTGCCGTTGAAACGCCAGTTGCACCGCCTGTCGAGGTTACAACagaagttgcagttgcagacGTTGCTCCACCTGAGGCAGCTGCTGATTTAATAATCGAGCCTGTGGAACCACCAGGTCCTATTGCGGATTCAATAGAACAAGCTACTTCCGCGCCAGCTGTTGAAGCTGCAGAAACAACATCTTCGCCAGTACCAGAGACCTCATTACCGCCGCCAAGCGAAGCAGTTGCCTCTCCAGAAGTGGCTGTCGCTCCAGTTACAGCTCCAGAACCCATAAACGAACCGGAACCATGCCTAGCGACTCCTACAGAACCCATACATGTGGAGGCACCTGTCGCAATCCAGGAACCAGTGGTTGCCGTAGAGGAGCCAGTGACAGAAACTCCAACACCGATTCCAGAAACTGCTGCTGTGATTCCTGAAGCTGTAGCCGAAAAAGTTCTGGATCCTGCCATAACTGAAGCTCCAGCCACTACTCCGGAACCAGATGCTGCCAACATCAATGACGCTGCTCCAGCTACCGAAATCACCACACCCGTTGAAATCGTTACTGCTGCTGCAGAAGTATCTGATACTGCCATTGACCCTCCGGTCCCTCAAGAGATCGCAGCAGCTGAAATTCCAGAGACGGAGACAAAGCCGGAGGAGGTCATTGTTGAACAGAGCACCATCCCAATAGAGGCAGCAGTCTCGGAGGTTTCAATATCTGCAGAACCAGTGATTTCTGAAGCTCCAGTTGCCGAAGTACCAATTACGGCTGGAGACACCCCAGAAAATACTACTGTTGGAACATCTGAAGTGGTTTCCACCATTGCGGAGAAACCAGTTGAAGAGGTTCCCAATGCGGAAATTCCCGAACAATCATCGTCACCCTCAGATTCTGTTCCCGTGGCAAAGATAACTCCTTTGCTAAGAGATCTTCAGACCACCGATGTTTCGCTATTGGCCATTGCAGCCACCCTGGATGCCATTGGAGAAAAGCTAAAGGATCAAAAGGCCAGAAATCAGCAGGTAATGGACAGACTCTGCGAAATCGAGAAAATTCTTGGCCCTCCCAAATCTAATTAG